A region from the Thermodesulfobacteriota bacterium genome encodes:
- a CDS encoding amidohydrolase family protein: MAKNSKNEVQEKVEKLYEEARSALNARYYMDAERIFKQALEFLKEAKDNSKATECEKEIEKVQTENAGFSPVPAIDNHAHPMFRDDLKRNPGLFMAARHFRLKEEVIPKGLDDMIKDMNKANVEKALIMSLDTSKSDHWAFKESMLSNDKVAKLVSQYPDRFIGYGSVDPRREDAVEETERCIKELGLKGMKFHPAAVRTYPNDEKRFYPIYEKCVEYNIPVQSHCGTTGMYFTKIKYMMPLCYDDVAVDFPTLKLVLLHYGVGGWHDQAMSLAFRHPNVYLDISGASPRIYPQSLVASTNTPFYQPKILFGTDYPFVGMQSWFKAFKQLKGFGWSEETQRKVLRENFIRLHDSEPVSPLDMLRKEGIDVPRDAKR; encoded by the coding sequence ATGGCAAAAAATTCTAAAAATGAAGTACAGGAAAAAGTAGAAAAGCTGTATGAGGAGGCAAGGTCTGCATTGAATGCCAGATACTACATGGATGCAGAGAGGATATTCAAACAGGCGCTGGAATTCTTAAAAGAAGCTAAAGACAATAGCAAAGCCACCGAGTGTGAAAAAGAGATCGAAAAGGTTCAGACAGAAAATGCCGGATTTTCGCCTGTACCTGCCATAGACAATCATGCCCATCCTATGTTTCGGGATGATCTGAAAAGGAATCCTGGTCTTTTCATGGCTGCAAGACATTTCAGACTCAAGGAAGAAGTTATCCCAAAAGGTCTGGACGATATGATAAAAGATATGAACAAGGCCAATGTGGAAAAGGCTTTAATAATGAGCTTAGACACTTCAAAGTCAGATCATTGGGCATTTAAAGAATCAATGTTAAGCAATGACAAGGTTGCTAAATTAGTGTCACAGTATCCCGACAGGTTCATAGGGTATGGTTCGGTGGACCCCAGAAGAGAGGACGCCGTAGAGGAGACTGAAAGGTGTATAAAAGAGCTGGGGTTAAAAGGCATGAAGTTCCATCCGGCTGCTGTGAGAACATACCCTAATGACGAGAAGCGTTTCTACCCAATCTATGAAAAGTGCGTCGAGTATAATATCCCTGTCCAGAGCCACTGTGGAACAACAGGGATGTATTTCACAAAGATCAAATACATGATGCCCCTCTGTTATGATGACGTAGCTGTGGATTTTCCCACCTTAAAACTGGTACTCCTCCATTACGGTGTCGGGGGATGGCATGATCAGGCAATGTCACTGGCATTCAGGCATCCCAATGTCTATCTGGACATATCAGGTGCTTCTCCAAGGATATACCCCCAAAGCCTTGTAGCATCTACTAACACCCCATTCTATCAGCCAAAGATTCTTTTCGGAACAGATTATCCCTTTGTAGGAATGCAATCATGGTTTAAGGCTTTTAAACAACTTAAAGGATTTGGCTGGAGTGAAGAGACGCAAAGAAAGGTTTTAAGGGAGAACTTTATTCGTTTACACGATTCAGAACCTGTATCGCCTCTGGATATGCTAAGGAAAGAAGGGATCGATGTTCCCAGGGATGCAAAGAGATAA
- a CDS encoding 3-methyl-2-oxobutanoate dehydrogenase subunit beta, with protein sequence MSLVVSQEEYISPGHMACPGCGATLAMRYVLKGLGKETIIVLPASCWSVIDGVFPYSSVKVPLFHTAFETAASVASGIKAALEVQGDTETTVLAFAGDGATFDIGLQALSGAAERNEDFIYVCYDNEAYMNTGIQRSSATPYGAWTTTTPVRHPKDRPKKRILEIIAAHEIPYAATASIGYPDDLIAKVTKAKGISGTRFIHVFSPCPTGWKSEASLSIKIARLAVHTKVFPLYEVENGFTFHINMEPKNLPVEEYLKLQERFAHLAEQEIAFIQKNVDEEWEHLLKRALY encoded by the coding sequence ATGAGTCTGGTAGTATCCCAGGAAGAGTATATAAGCCCGGGGCATATGGCGTGCCCTGGTTGTGGAGCCACCCTGGCTATGCGGTATGTTTTGAAGGGCTTGGGGAAAGAGACTATTATCGTACTCCCTGCCTCGTGCTGGTCTGTTATAGACGGGGTTTTCCCCTATTCATCGGTAAAAGTACCTCTTTTTCATACTGCCTTTGAAACGGCTGCGTCAGTTGCTTCAGGGATTAAAGCAGCCCTAGAAGTTCAGGGTGATACCGAAACCACGGTATTGGCATTCGCCGGGGATGGGGCAACTTTTGACATAGGATTGCAGGCACTATCAGGAGCCGCTGAGAGAAATGAGGATTTCATCTATGTATGTTACGATAATGAAGCATATATGAATACAGGGATTCAACGAAGTTCAGCTACCCCTTACGGGGCATGGACAACAACCACTCCGGTGAGACACCCCAAGGACAGACCCAAAAAGAGGATTCTAGAGATTATAGCCGCCCACGAAATACCGTATGCCGCTACTGCCTCTATCGGCTACCCTGATGACCTCATAGCAAAGGTAACAAAGGCAAAGGGGATATCCGGAACCAGGTTCATTCATGTATTTTCCCCATGCCCTACCGGATGGAAGAGCGAAGCAAGCCTCTCCATTAAGATAGCGAGGCTTGCTGTTCATACAAAGGTATTCCCCCTTTACGAAGTAGAAAATGGCTTCACGTTCCATATAAACATGGAACCGAAGAACCTGCCGGTAGAAGAGTATCTGAAGCTTCAGGAAAGGTTTGCCCATCTGGCAGAGCAAGAAATAGCCTTTATACAGAAGAACGTTGATGAAGAATGGGAGCATCTCTTGAAGAGGGCCCTTTACTGA